A region from the Rosa rugosa chromosome 6, drRosRugo1.1, whole genome shotgun sequence genome encodes:
- the LOC133717153 gene encoding NADPH:quinone oxidoreductase-like: protein MEASVAAKSLVKIAAVSGSLRQASYNRGLVRSAIEISKAIKGVQIEYIDIAPLPLLNTDLEGEESFPPAVEAFRQKIREADSILFASPEYNYSIAAPLKNAIDWASRPPNVWANKGAAIISAGGDFGSGRAQYHLRQVGVFLDLHFINKPEFFLNAFQPPEKFDSDGNLIDEQSKERLKKVLLSLQAFTLRLKGK, encoded by the exons ATGGAGGCTTCAGTTGCAGCAAAATCGCTCGTAAAAATCGCAGCAGTTTCTGGTTCTCTTCGTCAAGCTTCCTACAACCGCGGCCTCGTTCGCTCTG CGATTGAGATAAGCAAGGCCATCAAGGGCGTCCAAATAGAGTACATAGACATCGCACCGTTGCCGCTGCTCAACACCGATCTGGAAGGCGAGGAGAGTTTTCCACCTGCCGTCGAAGCTTTTCGTCAGAAGATTCGGGAAGCCGATAGCATCCTCTTTGCTTCTCCCGAGTACAATTACTCCATCGCCg CACCTCTGAAGAATGCAATTGACTGGGCGTCCAGACCTCCAAATGTATGGGCTAATAAGGGTGCTGCAATTATAAGTGCCGGAGGAGACTTTGGTAGTGGACGAGCCCAATACCATCTTCGCCAAGTTGGAGTTTTCCTTGACCTTCATTTCATTAACAAGCCTGAGTTTTTCTTGAATGCATTCCAGCCTCCAGAAAAATTCGACAGTGATGGCAACTTGATTGATGAACAGTCCAAGGAGAGGTTAAAAAAAGTTCTGCTGTCCCTGCAGGCATTTACTTTGAGACTCAAAGGAAAGTGA